tgaccccctctctccttctgtaataTTCGTAGAACTCTAACCCGATGACTGCCATTAACTTGATTATGAATTGAttctagaatgtattttaattaattgactgtgtgattttatgtacagtGTGCTATTTTTTACCtgttgttagccgctctgagcccagctttggtcgggaagggcgggatacaaataaattattattattattattattattattattattattattattattatctgagatTCCAACATCCCCACTGTGAATCCTGAATGCAGGGATATCAACTGTTTTCTCTGTGAATATTCTTCATTTATTCAAGCTTTTTAAAGCAATGACGAGGCTTGTCTGAACCACCCAGGCCTTTTTAAATGTCATCTTCAGAATTTTTAGGGAAGTTGAAGTAACTTCTgtcaggtttgttgtttttgtttttgcttctgtctGCATTTTGTTGACCAAAGAGATGACAGACCTTGGAGATGAAGAGAATTCCATGACTGAGCCAAACAAGATCTATCCCAGATAAAAGCCAAGAAATATCTCAATAAATACTAGCCAACAAAGTTAGTAAAAATTATAGTAGGGCCTGAAAACTAATTATTTGCAGGTCTTCCTCTATCACAAGCATTCATTAACATTGTTCTATAATCTGGTGCTTCATTTCTTCCTGAGGCCctaattagcttctctcttcattgcagatggtgatgaattggaagggaagaacaagggagaacacaacagaatccacatagcggagaagtcaaataaatattcagagtgtCGAAAGAGCGTCCGTCAGAGCTCCCAGTCCCCCTCCCATCAAAGAAAGAGCTTAATTCAGAGGGATACCCTGATTTCACACGAAAAAACTCACAGTATAAAGAAATTGTATAAGTGCagaaaatgtggaaagagcttcaatcggaaAGAtaatctcatttcccatcaaataattcataaaggggagaaactctatcagtgtttggaatgtggaaagagcttcaatcggaaggataatctcatttcccatcaaagaattcatacaggggagaaaccctttcagtgTTTGCAATGTAGAAAGTGCTTCAGTCAGAAgagcaatctcacttcccatcaaaaaattcatacaggggagacaccctatcagtgcttggaatgtggaaagagcttcagacagagctcagaactcacttcccatcaaagaattcatacaggggagaaaccctatcagtgcttggaatgtggaaagagcttcagtcacaactccagcctcacttcccatcaaagaattcatacaggggagaaaccctatcagtgcttggaatgtggaaaaagcttcacacAGAGCTCAGAGCTCACCTCCCACCAAAGAAtgcatacaggggagaaaccctatcactgcttggaatgtggaaagagcttcagtcggaagcatagtctcactacccatcaaagaattcatacaggggagaaaccctatcagtgcttggaatgtggaaagagctttagtgagAGTGGAAAACTCGCTTCCCATCGattaattcatacaggggagaaaccctatcagtgcttggcatgtggaaagagcttcagctggaAGACGAGTCTTACTTTGCATAAAggaattcatacaggggacaaaccttttcattgccatgaatgtggaaagagcttcagagcgAGtaccaatctcacttcccatcaaaaaattcatacaggtcagaaaccatataaatgcttccaatgtggaaagagcttcagtcacagtgccaatctcgcttcccatcaaagaattcatacaggtgagaaaccctatcattgccaggaatgtggaaagagctttagtgagAGGGGTAAACTTGCTTcccatcgaagaattcatacaggtgagaaaccctatcaatgcttggaatgtggaaagagcttcacccaaAGGGTCCATCTCAATTCCCATCAAATAGttcatacaggtgagaaaccctatcaatgcttggaatgtggaaagagatttcgTGGGAGGGgtaaactcacttcccatcaaagagttcatacaggggagaaaccttatcagtgtgtggaatgtggaaagagcttcaggcggAAGGATTGTCTcactacccatcaaagaattcatagaggagagaaaccctatcagtgcttggaatgtggaaagagtttcagtcagagcCACAGTCTcagtt
Above is a window of Zootoca vivipara chromosome 2, rZooViv1.1, whole genome shotgun sequence DNA encoding:
- the LOC118081436 gene encoding zinc finger protein OZF-like isoform X1, producing MKETDPAKLAKMEGGRWTVDLVRLSPASLPTTSKRSLPGTSERSDGDELEGKNKGEHNRIHIAEKSNKYSECRKSVRQSSQSPSHQRKSLIQRDTLISHEKTHSIKKLYKCRKCGKSFNRKDNLISHQIIHKGEKLYQCLECGKSFNRKDNLISHQRIHTGEKPFQCLQCRKCFSQKSNLTSHQKIHTGETPYQCLECGKSFRQSSELTSHQRIHTGEKPYQCLECGKSFSHNSSLTSHQRIHTGEKPYQCLECGKSFTQSSELTSHQRMHTGEKPYHCLECGKSFSRKHSLTTHQRIHTGEKPYQCLECGKSFSESGKLASHRLIHTGEKPYQCLACGKSFSWKTSLTLHKGIHTGDKPFHCHECGKSFRASTNLTSHQKIHTGQKPYKCFQCGKSFSHSANLASHQRIHTGEKPYHCQECGKSFSERGKLASHRRIHTGEKPYQCLECGKSFTQRVHLNSHQIVHTGEKPYQCLECGKRFRGRGKLTSHQRVHTGEKPYQCVECGKSFRRKDCLTTHQRIHRGEKPYQCLECGKSFSQSHSLSSHQRIHTGEKPKRKEKDNTGVVVKSSELII